DNA sequence from the Methanobacterium sp. genome:
CCACCTTCAACGAACCCATAAAACCAGGAACCATGAACATCCAACTAAAAACCAACACCGGAACAAACATACCCACCACCAACACCATAAACGGCAACACCCTAACCATAACACCCAACAACCCACTGAAAAAAGCAACCAAATACACCATAATATTATACGCTGGAAGCATAACCGACCTAGCAGGCAACCCCATCACAAAATACAGCCGACCCTTCACCACAGCAGCTGTGTAAAAGAAGAAAAAAGATATTCTCTTTTTTTTATTTAAAATATCATGAATAGTAATCCCTTATTTTTTAAAATTTGCTAAAAGTGTATAATTAACTTTCAAAACGAAACACAACTACTTCCACTTCCCGTTTTTCTTCCTTATGGAAGTGGTAGGTACGTGGTAGGGGAAATTTATAATAGAAACGGTGGGTTATTACACTTGAAACCGATGACACCAAACGTTCTATGAAATCCTCGGTTTTGGCCAAATGGAAAGAATAAACCACAGGAGCCACATTAAAGGCTTTTAATAAAAATTTTCGGTCAGCATCCTTATGATGGGCTTTCTGAGCACCAAATGGAGGGTTCTGGATAACAGTATCCCCCTTACCTTCAAAATCATCCACATCCATCCTGAGGAATCTACATTTATCCTGAACTTTAAGTCTAGTTGCTTCATTTTCTGCAACTTTCAGGGCACCACCATCAACATCAATCCCCACAGTTTCCTCAGCCCCCATCATAGCTGCTCCGAGGGCTAGAATTCCAGTTCCACATCCAAGATCAACCACTTTCATCCCTTGAATATCTCCCTGGGCACTGGCATTCCAGAGCACATCTGCGGCTATGGTGGCGGGGGTGTGGTACTGTTCCAGATCACAGTCTGGATCAGGATGGGAAGGTATGGTTTGTAGCGCCATTTCAAGATGTCGTTTCTTGTTAATCATGATTTTTAGGCCTGTTAATGGTGATTAAGTCTATAATAATATATATTTACTTATAATATTATATGTTCCTTGGATATTTTGCAGTTAGATATAAATCTGTAGGGAGATATAGATAAAGTTAATAAATATATCAAGATAAAAGAAAACCCTATATAATATTGCAAAAGACACACAGGAAGATATCATGTTTGACAAGGTCCTGGTTGCTAACCGTGGAGAGATCGCCATTAGGGTGATGCGAGCTTGCAGAGAACTGGATGTAAAAAGTGTAGCTGTATACTCAGAAGCTGATAAGAATTCGCTTTTCGCTAAATATGCTGATGAAGCATATCTTATAGGAGGACCAGCTCCTGCTGATAGTTATTTGAACATTCCACACATTTTAGAGGCTGCTGAAGAATCTGGGGCCGATGCATTACACCCGGGTTACGGTTTTTTGGCTGAAAACTCGGCAATGGGTGATGAATGTGCCAAACATGGTATAAAACTTGTAGGCCCATCTGGCCGTGTTATAGAGGCTATGGGGAGTAAAATTGAATCTCGTAAACTCATGGAAAAAGCAGGAGTTCCAGTAATCCCTGGTAACAGTAGGGGAGTGACTGACCCGGATGAAGCACTTAAAATAGCTGAATCCATTGGCTACCCCGTGATAGTTAAGGCATCGGCTGGTGGTGGCGGTATTGGCATGCGGACAGTTTATGAAGAAGATGAACTTATCCGTGCCCTTGAATCCACACAATCTGTAGCAGCATCAGCCTTCGGAGATTCAACAGTGTTTATTGAGAAGTATGTGGAGGAACCTCGCCATATAGAATTCCAGATCTTGGCAGATGAACATGGTAATACCATCCATGTGGCGGATCGTGAGTGTAGTATCCAACGAAGACACCAGAAACTAATTGAGGAGTCACCTTCTCCGATTATGACTGACAAACTAAGGGAAAAAATGGGGAAAGCAGCAGTTAAAGCTGCATCATCAATAGACTATACTAATGCAGGTACTGTGGAATTCCTTTACTCTAATGGGAACTTTTACTTTTTGGAGATGAACACCAGAATCCAAGTGGAACACCCTATCACTGAAGCGGTTACTGGAGTTGACCTGGTTAAAGAGCAGCTAAAAATTGCCTCTGGCAGAGAGTTATGCTGCACCCAGGAAGATATTCAAGTAAGAGGTCATGCTATTGAGTGTCGTATCAACGCTGAAAATCCTTTAACAGATTTTTCACCTAACCCTGGTAAGATCACTGGTTATCGTTCCCCTGGTGGTCCTGGGTTGCGAGTGGACAGTGGAGTTTACATGAATTACACTATTCCTCCCTATTATGATTCAATGATTTCGAAACTCATTGTATGGGGTAGGAACAGGAATGAAGCCATCACCAGAATGCGAAGAGCACTTTCAGAATATATTATTTTGGGAGTGGAAACCACCATACCCTTCCATAAGGCAATGATGTTAAGCCCGACTTTCCAGCAAGGAAAACTACACACCCACTTTGTAGATGAGTATAAACAGGAAATCACTGAAAACATGGAAAAAATAGTTAAAGAAGATAAAGAAATGGTTTCACGGCTCAAATCTACATTTTTACCCTCAAAAAGAGTTGCTGCAGTATCCGCGGCAGTTTCAAGTTATATGAGTCATTCATTGGAGAAAAATAAAAAATAAAGGGTTCGGGTGGTTTTGATGAATAAAAAAGAAATATTAAAGATACTCCATCGAAATAAGGATAAATATCTTCCTGGTGCTAGATTGGCATCTGAAGTGGGAATATCGGAATCCCAACTTGCCGAAGAAATACTTCAACTCCAAAAAGATGGTTATGTGATAGATTCATCACCAGATAATGGTTATTGTCTTTCCAAAACTCCTAATCGCCTCCTGCCTTATGAATTACAGCGTGATTTGTCTACTGAATATGTTGGACGAGAAATTCATTACTATTCTGAGGTTGATTCAACTAACGAAGTGGCCAAAAAATTGGCTAATGAAGGTGCACCGGAAGGAACCATTGTTATTGCTGAAAGTCAGAGCAGTGGCAGGGGACGTCGTGGTAAAAAATGGTTATCACCCTCTGGTGGGGTGTGGATGACTATTATTTTAAGGCCGGATATTCCCCCAGCCAAAGCACCTCAACTAACACTGGTAACTGGAGTGGCAGTTGCTGAAACACTGGATGAAGAGTGTAAACTCGATGTGGGGATTAAATGGCCCAATGACATTTTAATTGGAGAAAAAAAGGTATGTGGGATCTTAACCGAAGCAAACATCAACCCTCAGGGTCTTGAATATGTTGTGGTGGGAGTTGGTATCGATCTTAACGTTGATGTGAATGCTTTCCCCCCGAATCTGAGGAAAGGGGCAACATCCTTAAAACAGGAACTTGAAAAGGAAATTTACAGTGTAAAGCTAGTTCAGAGATTCCTTAAAAACTTTGAAACTCTTTATAATGATTTTAAAACAGGGAATTTTCCGGAAATTTTGAAAGAATGGAGAAAACTTTCCAAAACTATTGGTTTGAATGTTGAAGTGCGTAAAAAGGGAAAAGTGGTTCGTGGAGAAGCTGTTGGAATAACCAATGAAGGAGTTCTTATTTTAGAGATGGATGATGGAAGTTTGCGCAAGGTTATCTCTGGAGAATGTATACACTTAAAATGAACCTATTAGTAATGCTTAAAATGAAGTTGTAATAAGGTAGGTTTTGCTTATAAAAATTGTTATTCTACTTCAATTACTGTAACTTCATCTGAACTGGATTTGATTGTAAAATTGCGGTTCGTGAATTTCTCTGCTGCATAAATATTAGTAATAGTATGGTTAGTGAGTCTGGCAACCTTTACTGAAGAAGAACCAGCGATGGCCAAGTAGGGTATGATCTGGTCACCCATATACTGGTCCAGAGCAGCTCCTCGGGATATACATGACAAAATTTCGGTGGCAGCTTCTCTACCAACTACTTCTGCAGGTTTACCTGGCTTTCCCAGACAACTCGCACCTACACGTGGAATACTTTTACCACCATGCTCACTCCAGAGTACCAGCCCAGACCCTGGGGATAGAGCTTCACCTTCTGACTCGATTTCTATTTCTACATCATAACCCGCTGAGTGGAGTATTTTTTGTGCGGAATCTGCTTGGCGAGTGGCAACATGCCTGGGAAGCTGAGTGGAGTGTGATATCCCCTTAATTACATCGACTTCTAAATCATGGACATTCAATGTTTTTAGCTTCTTAACTGGTTTTATAAAGGCTTTCACTAAACCCCCACCCCTGGGATAATGGCCTCGGCTTAACAACTTCAAATCCACAGATACTCCCATAGATTGTAGTATTGGGAGGGTCACATTACGGAGGTAGTCTACAGATGGAGCCC
Encoded proteins:
- a CDS encoding Ig-like domain-containing protein; this translates as TFNEPIKPGTMNIQLKTNTGTNIPTTNTINGNTLTITPNNPLKKATKYTIILYAGSITDLAGNPITKYSRPFTTAAV
- a CDS encoding methyltransferase, giving the protein MINKKRHLEMALQTIPSHPDPDCDLEQYHTPATIAADVLWNASAQGDIQGMKVVDLGCGTGILALGAAMMGAEETVGIDVDGGALKVAENEATRLKVQDKCRFLRMDVDDFEGKGDTVIQNPPFGAQKAHHKDADRKFLLKAFNVAPVVYSFHLAKTEDFIERLVSSVSSVITHRFYYKFPLPRTYHFHKEEKREVEVVVFRFES
- a CDS encoding acetyl-CoA carboxylase biotin carboxylase subunit, translated to MFDKVLVANRGEIAIRVMRACRELDVKSVAVYSEADKNSLFAKYADEAYLIGGPAPADSYLNIPHILEAAEESGADALHPGYGFLAENSAMGDECAKHGIKLVGPSGRVIEAMGSKIESRKLMEKAGVPVIPGNSRGVTDPDEALKIAESIGYPVIVKASAGGGGIGMRTVYEEDELIRALESTQSVAASAFGDSTVFIEKYVEEPRHIEFQILADEHGNTIHVADRECSIQRRHQKLIEESPSPIMTDKLREKMGKAAVKAASSIDYTNAGTVEFLYSNGNFYFLEMNTRIQVEHPITEAVTGVDLVKEQLKIASGRELCCTQEDIQVRGHAIECRINAENPLTDFSPNPGKITGYRSPGGPGLRVDSGVYMNYTIPPYYDSMISKLIVWGRNRNEAITRMRRALSEYIILGVETTIPFHKAMMLSPTFQQGKLHTHFVDEYKQEITENMEKIVKEDKEMVSRLKSTFLPSKRVAAVSAAVSSYMSHSLEKNKK
- a CDS encoding biotin--[acetyl-CoA-carboxylase] ligase, with amino-acid sequence MNKKEILKILHRNKDKYLPGARLASEVGISESQLAEEILQLQKDGYVIDSSPDNGYCLSKTPNRLLPYELQRDLSTEYVGREIHYYSEVDSTNEVAKKLANEGAPEGTIVIAESQSSGRGRRGKKWLSPSGGVWMTIILRPDIPPAKAPQLTLVTGVAVAETLDEECKLDVGIKWPNDILIGEKKVCGILTEANINPQGLEYVVVGVGIDLNVDVNAFPPNLRKGATSLKQELEKEIYSVKLVQRFLKNFETLYNDFKTGNFPEILKEWRKLSKTIGLNVEVRKKGKVVRGEAVGITNEGVLILEMDDGSLRKVISGECIHLK
- a CDS encoding RNA 3'-terminal phosphate cyclase encodes the protein MIEIDGSYKEGGGALLRVSTALSALTGKKFLVKNIRAGRPKPGMMMQHLNSVSTIGKISNAQITGLELGSTQMEFIPGKLKGGKFQVDVKTAGSISLILQALIIPAIFTPEGVKITIKGGTDVRWAPSVDYLRNVTLPILQSMGVSVDLKLLSRGHYPRGGGLVKAFIKPVKKLKTLNVHDLEVDVIKGISHSTQLPRHVATRQADSAQKILHSAGYDVEIEIESEGEALSPGSGLVLWSEHGGKSIPRVGASCLGKPGKPAEVVGREAATEILSCISRGAALDQYMGDQIIPYLAIAGSSSVKVARLTNHTITNIYAAEKFTNRNFTIKSSSDEVTVIEVE